GTGACCTACAAGGCCACGGACGTCCGGCTGGGCCGGAAGGTCGCGCTCAAGGTCATCGGGGAGCACCTGACCGCCGACGCGGAGTTCCGCGAGCGGTTCGTCGACGAGGCCCGCAACACCTCGGCCATCGACCACGCCAACATCGTCCCGCTCTACGACTTCGACGAGGTCGACGGGCTGCTCTACATCGCGATGCGCCTGGTGGACGGCCAGGACCTCGCCGCGCTGATCAAGGACGGCCCGCTGCCGCCCGCGCGCGTCCTCACCCTGCTCGGCCAGGTCGCCGAAGCGCTCGACATGCTGCACGGCAAGGGCCTGGTCCACCTCGACGTGAAGCCCGCCAACGTGCTGGTCACCACCAAGGAAGCCTCGCGCGAGCACGTCTACCTCGCCGACTTCGGCCTGACCAGGCGCGGCGCCACCGGCCACCGCACCCGCACCGGCGACTTCCTCGGCTCGCCCACCTACGCCGCGCCCGAGCACCTGCGCGGCGAACCCCTCGACGGCCGCACCGACCAGTACGCGCTGGCCTGCATGCTGTTCGCCTGCCTGTCCGGGCGGCCCCCGTTCCAGGGCGGCGTGCAGGACGTCATCCAGGGGCACCTCGGCTCGGACATCCCCGCGCTGAGCGGCCTGGTGTCGCTGCCGCCCGCCATCGACGACGTGCTGCGCAAGGGCACCGCCAAGGACCCGGCGCAGCGGTACTCCTCGTGCGTGGAGCTGGTCAACGCGGCGCGCGTGGCGCTGTCCGCCGCACCGCAGACCGCCCCGCCCGGCCGGCGCGCCGACCTCGGGCCGCAGAGCGGCGGCGTGCCCGCGCAGCAGCCCTACCGGACCCCGTACCAGCAGCAGCCCGGGTTCCTCCAGGACCCCGTCCGGCTGCGCCCGCCCGCGCAGGTCGGCGGCGCGGGCGCGTTCACCGACACGGGCAGGTCCCGGCCGGTGTGGTTCGCGCCGGTGGTGGTGGGCGCGATCGCCATCGCGGCGATCATCGTGCTCGTCCTGATCCTCACGCCCAAGGACGAGCCGCCCCGGCAGCCCTCGCGGACCACCGGCCAGTCGATGGGCGTCGGCGGGACCACCGGCCCGTTCACCCAGCCCGGGTCACCCGCCTGACCTGTGCTTCTTGCACTCTCCTCCGTCGAGTGCTAAACACGGTGTTGGCACTCGGGCCCACTGAGTGCCAACACGCAGGCTGGGACGGTGAGGCCGGCTCCTCGCGCAGGGGCGGGTCGTCCGTCGCGGGCACCGAGCCTGGCCGAAGCACCGTGTTCCGCTGCGGGCGCGCGTCCGCAGTGGCCCCATTCGTAATCAGGCGGAGGAACACACCGCAATGGCCAAGATGATCGCGTTCGACGAGGATGCCCGCCGCGGTCTCGAGCGTGGCATGAACACCCTCGCCGACGCCGTCAAGGTGACGCTCGGCCCCAAGGGTCGCAACGTCGTGCTCGAGAAGAAGTGGGGCGCGCCGACCATCACCAACGACGGCGTCTCCATCGCCAAGGAGATCGAGCTCGAGGACCCCTGGGAGAAGATCGGGGCCGAGCTCGTCAAGGAAGTGGCGAAGAAGACCGACGACGTCGCGGGCGACGGCACCACGACCGCCACCGTCCTCGCCCGGGCGCTGGTCCGCGAGGGTCTGCGCAACGTGGCCGCGGGCGCCAACCCGCTGGGCCTCAAGCGCGGCATCGAGCAGGCCGTCGAGGCCGTCATCGAGCAGCTGCACAAGACCGCCAAGGAGGTCGAGACCAAGGAGCAGATCGCCGCCACGGCGTCCATCTCCGCCGGCGACTCGACCATCGGCGAGCTGATCGCCGAGGCCATGGACAAGGTCGGCAAGGAAGGCGTCATCACCGTCGAGGAGAGCAACGCGCTCGGGCTCGAGCTGGAGCTCACCGAGGGCATGCGCTTCGACAAGGGCTACATCTCCGGTTACTTCGTGACCGACCCGGAGCGGCAGGAGGCGGTCCTGGAGGACCCGTACATCCTGCTCTACGGCTCCAAGATCTCCACGGTCAAGGACCTGCTCCCGCTGCTGGAGAAGGTCATGCAGTCCGGCAAGCCGCTGCTGATCATCTCCGAGGACGTCGAGGGCGAGGCCCTGGCCACCCTGGTCGTGAACAAGATCCGCGGCACCTTCAAGTCCGTCGCCGTCAAGGCCCCGGGCTTCGGCGACCGCCGCAAGGCCATCCTCCAGGACATCGCCACCCTGACCGGCGGCCAGGTCATCACCGAGGACGTCGGCCTCAAGCTGGAGAACGCCGACCTGTCGCTGCTGGGCAAGGCCCGCAAGATCGTCGTCACCAAGGACGAGACCACCGTGGTCGAGGGCGCCGGTGACGCCGAGCAGATCCAGGGCCGCGTCAACCAGATCCGCGCCGAGATCGAGAAGTCGGACTCCGACTACGACCGCGAGAAGCTGCAGGAGCGGCTGGCCAAGCTCGCCGGCGGTGTCGCGGTCATCAAGGCCGGCGCCGCCACCGAGGTCGAGCTGAAGGAGCGCAAGCACCGCATCGAGGACGCGGTGCGCAACGCCAAGGCCGCCGTGGAGGAGGGCATCGTCGCCGGTGGCGGCGTGGCCCTGCTGCAGGCCGCCGAGGCCGCGTTCGCGGGCCTGAAGCTGACCGGCGACGAGGCCACCGGTGCCAACATCGTCAAGGTCGCCGTCGAGGCGCCGCTGAAGCAGATCGCCGTCAACGCCGGCCTCGAGGGCGGCGTCGTGGTGGAGAAGGTCAAGGGCCTGCCCGTCGGCCACGGCCTCAACGCCGCCACCGGCGAGTACGAGGACCTGCTCGCGGCCGGCGTGCCGGACCCGACGAAGGTCACCCGCTCGGCGCTGCAGAACGCCGCGTCGATCGCCGCGCTGTTCCTGACCACCGAGGCGGTCGTCGCGGACAAGCCGGAGAAGTCCTCGGGCGCCCCGGCCGTGCCGGACGCCGGCGGCATGGACTTCTGACCTCGACGGTCGCCCGGCCGGTGACCGGCGGTCGGTGATCCCGGTGGGTTCGGGGTTGCCGGGGTCGGTGGTTGGTGGTCGGTCGTCGGTGACCGGTGAGGTGCGGCCGGTGGATACCGGTCGAGCCAAGTCCGGGTCGGTGACGGTCCGGTCGGTTCGGTTGGTTCACACGGTCGTGTGAAGGCATGGAAGGGCCCGGTTCGCTTCTCGCGAACCGGGCCCTTCCGCGTGTATAGGTGGGGTGGAATCGAGGTGGAGGGGGCGGCAAACCCGATCGGGTGATCATGGGGACGAAGATGTACGGAAACGCTGTTACGGCCATCGGTTAGAGATATCGACGCCCGAACCACCCGGCCTGCCCGCCTACTTCGACCACCCGCCCGCACCGCCACCCCGACCGCCTACCCCGACCGCCAGCCCCACCTGCCCGGCCGACCCTCAGCCCCAACTACCCGGCCCGACGACCTGGCCCGACTGCCAGCCCCAACCACCTGCTCCGGCTGTTCCACTCCGACCACCTGCCCCGGCTGCCCACCCCAATTGCCTACCCCGACTGCATGTCCGACTGCCCGCCTGAGCCGGCCCAACCACCCGCCTCGACCGCCTGCCCCTGGCCGCCCACTTCGGCCAACCTGCCCGGCGACCCGCCGTGGCCACTCGCCCGGCCTGCCTCGCCTGGCCTGGATCGCCCGGCCTGCCTCGCTTAGCCTGGATCGGTCGGCCGGCCTGCCTCACCAGCTTGCGACCGGCCGCTGCGACTGGCCGCTGCCGAGACCGGTTGCTGCGACCGGCCGCCATTGCGGCTGGTGGCTGTCGCTGCGATCGGGCCTGCCGCTGCGATCGGTCCGTCCCGCTTGGCCTGGCTCGTCTGGCCCTGGTGGTCCCCGTTCGGCTCCTGTCGGCCGGCCCTCGCGTAGCTGTTGGCCCGTCCGGCTTTCTCGTCCGGCTGGGGATTTTCGGTTGGGTTTTCCGGCCGGTGGTGGCGGTCTTGTCGGCCGCGGGTCGTTTTTTGTGGGCTTGTTGGGTGCGGGTGTGTCAATGGTGGTCCGTGGTCGTTGTGCGACTGGGTGGGCCGCGCTTGCATTTCGGGCCTTCGTCGCTGGATTGGCGG
This portion of the Saccharothrix syringae genome encodes:
- a CDS encoding serine/threonine-protein kinase — encoded protein: MSEDLTGRRLGHYRIDGVLGRGGMSVTYKATDVRLGRKVALKVIGEHLTADAEFRERFVDEARNTSAIDHANIVPLYDFDEVDGLLYIAMRLVDGQDLAALIKDGPLPPARVLTLLGQVAEALDMLHGKGLVHLDVKPANVLVTTKEASREHVYLADFGLTRRGATGHRTRTGDFLGSPTYAAPEHLRGEPLDGRTDQYALACMLFACLSGRPPFQGGVQDVIQGHLGSDIPALSGLVSLPPAIDDVLRKGTAKDPAQRYSSCVELVNAARVALSAAPQTAPPGRRADLGPQSGGVPAQQPYRTPYQQQPGFLQDPVRLRPPAQVGGAGAFTDTGRSRPVWFAPVVVGAIAIAAIIVLVLILTPKDEPPRQPSRTTGQSMGVGGTTGPFTQPGSPA
- the groL gene encoding chaperonin GroEL (60 kDa chaperone family; promotes refolding of misfolded polypeptides especially under stressful conditions; forms two stacked rings of heptamers to form a barrel-shaped 14mer; ends can be capped by GroES; misfolded proteins enter the barrel where they are refolded when GroES binds): MAKMIAFDEDARRGLERGMNTLADAVKVTLGPKGRNVVLEKKWGAPTITNDGVSIAKEIELEDPWEKIGAELVKEVAKKTDDVAGDGTTTATVLARALVREGLRNVAAGANPLGLKRGIEQAVEAVIEQLHKTAKEVETKEQIAATASISAGDSTIGELIAEAMDKVGKEGVITVEESNALGLELELTEGMRFDKGYISGYFVTDPERQEAVLEDPYILLYGSKISTVKDLLPLLEKVMQSGKPLLIISEDVEGEALATLVVNKIRGTFKSVAVKAPGFGDRRKAILQDIATLTGGQVITEDVGLKLENADLSLLGKARKIVVTKDETTVVEGAGDAEQIQGRVNQIRAEIEKSDSDYDREKLQERLAKLAGGVAVIKAGAATEVELKERKHRIEDAVRNAKAAVEEGIVAGGGVALLQAAEAAFAGLKLTGDEATGANIVKVAVEAPLKQIAVNAGLEGGVVVEKVKGLPVGHGLNAATGEYEDLLAAGVPDPTKVTRSALQNAASIAALFLTTEAVVADKPEKSSGAPAVPDAGGMDF